Within the Streptomyces sp. NBC_00554 genome, the region AGGCGAGCACGACCTCACCCTCCGGGGTCAGCCCCTCGTACCGCCTGGCCCGCCGCACGATCGGCACGTCCAGCTCGTGCTCAAGACGCCGGATCGCGGCGGACAGCGACGGCTGCGACACGAAACAGGCGGCCGCCGCCCGCGCGAAGTGCCGCTCACGGGCGAGCGCGACCAGGTACTCCAGCTGGCGCAACAGCATGCGTCACCTCCTGTCGGCGAGGTCCGTTTCGGCGGGTTTCCGCCGGCCGGTCAGCGTCGCAGACGTCGGGCGCTCCTGTCACCGTAGACGCCCTGGGCGGCTCGCAGGTCAGGCACGGCCGAGGGCGTCGCCCGACAGCCAGGACGAATAGCCGCCGTCCACCCGTATCGCGTTGATGCCGCTGATGTGCCGGGCTCCGCAGCGGTCCTGGGGCAGGACGAGTTGGGGGCCCGCCAGGTCGAGTGGGGTTTCCTCGATGGAGACCGCGAGCAGGACCGGGGCGTGGGCGAAGTCGGGGTCGATCTCGGCCCAGGTCAGGAGGGCGTGGTGGCCGTCCGTTCCCGTCACGGCGATGAGGAAGCGCAGGCGGTCCTTGCGGCGGACGGGGTCGAACCCGGGTCCGGCGTCGGTGAGGACGTCGTGCAGCAGCGGGCCTCCGAAGCGGTGGTGCTGCACGCCGCTGGTGGCGCACTCGAAGCTGGCCCGCACCCGGTGCTGGGGCCAGGCCATCAGGTCGGCCACCGTCAGCCGGGCCGGGCGGGCGACGTCGCCGGTCAGGGCGAGCTTCGCCGAAGCGTGAGCGGGGGTTTCCGTCAGGGGCCGGCTCATGGGCACCACCTCCCGGAAGACGGTACCCAGATCACGGTCCCGTACAAACGCACATGCGTGCACCCTGCGGCAATCACGCAGCTCATGCGATGTGACAGGAGACTTACGCCTTGCATATGCGGCAGTATGATCGGCGCATGCCCGCCCGAGTAGCCAGCATGCTCATCTGAAGCGTCAGAGGGAGTAGCCCCGTGAAGACCCGTTACGCACGTCGGACCCGCCGGACCCTGCGAGTGGCCGGTGCCGGTGCCGCCGCGCTGCTGGCCCTGAGCGCCTGCTCCTCCTCCGACTCCGACGACTCCTCGGTGAAGTCCGACACCTCGTCCTCCGCCTCCCCGGAGCTCACCGGCACGGTGACCGTCTTCGCCGCCGCCTCGCTCAAGGAGAGCTTCACGACGCTGGGCAAGGAGTTCGAGGAGGCCCACCCCGGTACGAAGGTGACGTTCAGCTTCGGCGGCAGCGACACGCTCGCCGCGAGCATCACCGGGGGTGCCCCGGCCGATGTGTTCGCCTCCGCGAGCCCCAAGACGATGGCGATCGTGACGGACGCGAAGGACGCGTCCGGCACCCCCGCCACCTTCGCGCGCAACCAGCTGGAGATCGCGACCCTGCCCGGCAACCCCGACAAGATCGCCTCCCTGAAGGACCTCACCAAGTCCGGCCTCAAGGTCGTGCTCTGCGACAAGACCGTGCCGTGCGGCGCCGCCGCGCAGAAGGCACTGGACGCGAGCGGCCTCAAGCTCACCCCGGTCTCCTACGAGCAGGACGTCAAGAGCGCCCTGACGAAGGTGGAGCTGAAGGAGGCCGACGCCGCCGTCGTCTACAAGACCGATGTGAACGCAGCGGGTGACAAGGTGGAGGGCGTGGAC harbors:
- a CDS encoding molybdopterin-dependent oxidoreductase, whose protein sequence is MSRPLTETPAHASAKLALTGDVARPARLTVADLMAWPQHRVRASFECATSGVQHHRFGGPLLHDVLTDAGPGFDPVRRKDRLRFLIAVTGTDGHHALLTWAEIDPDFAHAPVLLAVSIEETPLDLAGPQLVLPQDRCGARHISGINAIRVDGGYSSWLSGDALGRA
- the modA gene encoding molybdate ABC transporter substrate-binding protein — encoded protein: MKTRYARRTRRTLRVAGAGAAALLALSACSSSDSDDSSVKSDTSSSASPELTGTVTVFAAASLKESFTTLGKEFEEAHPGTKVTFSFGGSDTLAASITGGAPADVFASASPKTMAIVTDAKDASGTPATFARNQLEIATLPGNPDKIASLKDLTKSGLKVVLCDKTVPCGAAAQKALDASGLKLTPVSYEQDVKSALTKVELKEADAAVVYKTDVNAAGDKVEGVDFPESADAINDYPITLLKDAPNAAAAKAFIALVQSAEGQQVLTAAGFLKP